From Achromobacter spanius, a single genomic window includes:
- a CDS encoding Hcp family type VI secretion system effector has translation MKDIYVKFGNPALKGESQDKDHPDWIEVSSWRHEIIQPRSATASTSGGHTAERTEHGEMVFTKDLDVVSPLLYQHASGGTTFDEVTIDFLRADGEGNRVKYLEIKLKYVIIARVAPEVVAEGLPHETFSLKYAAVQWKYTQQKVGGNQGGNAQGAWSLTKNDKTYSV, from the coding sequence ATGAAGGACATCTACGTCAAGTTCGGCAATCCGGCGCTCAAGGGCGAGTCGCAGGACAAGGATCACCCGGATTGGATCGAAGTCAGTTCGTGGCGCCACGAGATCATCCAGCCGCGCTCTGCCACCGCATCGACCTCGGGCGGCCACACCGCCGAGCGTACCGAACACGGAGAAATGGTCTTCACCAAGGATCTGGACGTTGTCAGCCCGCTGCTGTATCAGCATGCGTCGGGCGGCACGACCTTCGACGAAGTGACCATCGATTTCCTGCGCGCCGATGGCGAAGGCAACCGCGTCAAGTACCTTGAGATCAAGCTGAAGTACGTGATCATTGCCCGCGTGGCGCCGGAAGTCGTGGCTGAAGGCCTGCCGCACGAAACGTTCTCGCTGAAGTACGCCGCCGTGCAGTGGAAGTACACGCAGCAGAAGGTGGGCGGCAATCAGGGCGGCAACGCCCAGGGCGCCTGGAGCCTGACCAAGAACGACAAGACCTACTCGGTCTGA
- the tssE gene encoding type VI secretion system baseplate subunit TssE yields the protein MKGFEPSLFDKLFEAEGQSPYALRRLSIEEMKETVARDIEALLNTRMVFTEEDLRRYPNCRRSVLTYGLSDFSGLSLASHYDREFICRSLEQAIARHEPRLTHVRVMLQVDSRATSVLYFAITAMLDVGPAHEPVTFDATLQPSTLQYSVTKGWAKSPATV from the coding sequence ATGAAAGGATTCGAACCGAGTCTCTTCGACAAGCTGTTCGAAGCAGAGGGCCAGTCGCCCTATGCCTTGCGGCGTTTGTCGATCGAGGAAATGAAAGAGACGGTGGCGCGCGACATCGAGGCGCTGTTGAACACCCGCATGGTGTTCACCGAGGAAGATCTGCGGCGCTACCCGAACTGCCGGCGGTCCGTGCTCACGTACGGGCTGTCGGACTTTTCGGGGCTCAGCCTGGCAAGCCATTACGACCGCGAATTCATCTGCCGTTCGCTCGAGCAGGCGATTGCGCGGCACGAGCCCAGGCTGACGCACGTGCGGGTCATGCTGCAGGTCGACAGCCGGGCGACGTCGGTGCTGTATTTCGCGATCACGGCCATGCTGGATGTGGGACCCGCCCACGAGCCCGTGACCTTCGATGCCACGCTGCAGCCCTCGACCTTGCAGTACTCCGTGACCAAGGGTTGGGCCAAAAGCCCGGCTACGGTCTAG
- the tssF gene encoding type VI secretion system baseplate subunit TssF — translation MEELLPYYERELGFLRTSSRDFAERYPKIAARLGLSGETCEDPHVERMIESFALLSARINKKLDDDYPEFTEALFEVMYPHYLRPFPSCSVAQFDLGGAGAQLSAPVRIERGTELKSHPVRGVACRFRTAYDVALAPIEVRRAAFDSSANAPATAKLPAGVTGRFSITLGCLGENQHCGTPGIERLRVYLHGEPSFVAALRDALFLRAAAAYVELQPGRWERLAAIPLAQVGLAEDDALIDFPASSHPAYRLLTEYFTFPEKFNFVDIDLAALRPYIGTARQFTLHVPVSGVRADSNTARLLESTSADNLRLGCTPVVNLFAQRADPIRVTHAAASYPVVADARRAFGYEVYSIDRVRQVRQNALNDSVVDFRPFYSLHHGESPESAGHYWTMRRDASMAQRSPGYETEISIVDIDFDPSVPQTETLSLDLTCTNRDLPASIAVGQAGGDLFLEGGTVARSIRMLRRPTLSHRFQQGRAAHWRLISHLALNHLSLVQSGLPALKETLRLYDLSGSAVAARQIEGLVGLDYKPATHWMPGEPFATFVRGIEIRLTVNEEHFVGTSLHTFVAVINRFFGLYVHANSFVQLVVLSRRGAEELLRCPPCNGDAILA, via the coding sequence ATGGAAGAATTGCTGCCCTACTACGAGCGCGAACTTGGCTTCTTGCGCACCTCGTCGCGCGATTTCGCCGAGCGCTATCCCAAGATTGCCGCGCGGCTGGGGCTATCGGGCGAGACCTGCGAGGATCCGCACGTCGAGCGCATGATCGAGTCGTTCGCGTTGCTGAGCGCGCGCATCAACAAGAAGCTGGACGACGATTACCCTGAATTCACCGAAGCGCTGTTCGAGGTGATGTATCCGCATTACCTGCGGCCGTTTCCCTCGTGCAGCGTGGCCCAGTTCGACCTGGGCGGCGCGGGCGCGCAGCTGAGCGCGCCCGTGCGCATCGAGCGCGGCACCGAATTGAAGTCGCACCCTGTGCGCGGCGTGGCGTGCCGCTTCCGCACGGCCTACGACGTTGCACTGGCGCCCATCGAGGTCCGGCGCGCCGCGTTCGACTCCAGCGCCAATGCGCCGGCCACCGCCAAGCTGCCGGCCGGCGTCACCGGCCGCTTCTCCATTACGCTGGGCTGCCTGGGCGAGAACCAGCATTGCGGCACGCCAGGCATCGAGCGGCTGCGCGTCTATCTGCATGGCGAACCGTCGTTCGTGGCGGCGCTGCGCGACGCCCTGTTCCTGCGCGCGGCGGCGGCGTATGTCGAGCTGCAGCCGGGGCGCTGGGAACGGCTGGCGGCGATCCCGTTGGCGCAAGTCGGATTGGCGGAAGACGATGCGCTGATCGATTTCCCGGCGAGCTCGCATCCGGCGTACCGCCTGCTGACCGAATACTTCACTTTCCCCGAGAAATTCAACTTCGTCGACATCGACCTGGCGGCGCTGCGTCCCTACATCGGCACCGCGCGGCAGTTCACGCTGCACGTGCCGGTGAGCGGGGTGCGCGCCGATTCCAACACGGCGCGGCTGCTCGAATCGACCTCGGCCGACAACCTGCGGCTGGGCTGCACGCCGGTGGTGAACCTGTTTGCGCAGCGCGCCGACCCTATCCGCGTGACGCATGCGGCGGCGTCGTATCCGGTGGTGGCCGACGCGCGGCGCGCCTTTGGCTACGAGGTCTATTCCATCGATCGCGTGCGCCAGGTGCGCCAGAACGCCCTGAACGATTCGGTCGTGGACTTCAGGCCGTTCTACTCGCTGCATCACGGCGAGTCGCCGGAGTCCGCTGGTCACTACTGGACGATGCGGCGCGATGCGTCGATGGCGCAGCGCAGCCCGGGGTACGAGACCGAGATTTCCATCGTCGACATCGATTTCGATCCCTCGGTGCCGCAGACCGAAACCTTGAGCCTGGACCTGACCTGCACCAACCGTGACCTGCCGGCGAGCATTGCGGTGGGGCAGGCGGGCGGCGACCTGTTCCTGGAAGGCGGCACGGTGGCGCGCAGCATCCGGATGTTGCGCCGGCCGACGCTTTCGCACCGGTTCCAGCAGGGACGGGCGGCGCACTGGCGTCTGATATCGCATCTGGCGCTGAATCATCTGTCCCTCGTGCAGAGCGGTCTGCCCGCCCTGAAGGAAACGCTGCGCCTGTACGACCTGTCGGGGTCGGCGGTGGCCGCGCGCCAGATCGAGGGGCTGGTCGGCCTGGACTACAAACCGGCCACGCACTGGATGCCGGGCGAGCCCTTCGCCACGTTCGTGCGCGGGATCGAGATCCGCCTGACCGTCAACGAGGAACACTTTGTGGGCACCAGCCTGCATACCTTCGTGGCCGTCATCAACCGGTTCTTTGGCCTGTACGTGCATGCCAACAGCTTTGTGCAATTGGTCGTGTTGTCGCGCCGCGGCGCAGAGGAATTACTACGATGCCCCCCATGCAACGGCGACGCCATCCTAGCGTGA
- the tssG gene encoding type VI secretion system baseplate subunit TssG, translating to MPPMQRRRHPSVMDALLAEPQRFKFFQAVRLLEQCFARQERGATRHTVPVHLRFPNAPGLAFPPSEIVDAVAYDKNGEVLADEAARQAAVAEGRLGRVDVTPAFFGLLGGQGALPLHYSEMLANRESQRRDSGARAFFDIFSNRAAALFYAAWKKYRMPLRHETEQDHHYLPLLLALGGIGHPALRDRLHSGAGKVFDESVAHYAAAARQRPVSAPMLQRVLQDYFGVPLKVEQFVGRWYDVPPQHRTQLGQPGAVLGVSALAGDRIWQRDLRIRLWIGPLSGQAFSDFLPGGERAQALEKLLTMFGGMTFEYEVRLVLKRESVTPCQLGEGGDVRLGWNSFLCTGQAAEDRDDASYELHTIH from the coding sequence ATGCCCCCCATGCAACGGCGACGCCATCCTAGCGTGATGGACGCGCTGCTGGCAGAGCCGCAGCGCTTCAAGTTTTTCCAGGCAGTGCGCCTGCTCGAGCAATGCTTCGCGCGGCAGGAGCGCGGCGCGACGCGCCACACGGTGCCCGTGCATCTGCGCTTTCCCAACGCGCCGGGACTGGCGTTTCCGCCCAGCGAAATCGTCGACGCCGTGGCGTATGACAAGAATGGCGAGGTGCTGGCCGACGAAGCGGCGCGCCAGGCCGCCGTTGCCGAAGGACGGTTGGGCCGCGTGGACGTGACACCGGCGTTCTTCGGCCTGCTGGGCGGGCAGGGCGCATTGCCGCTGCATTACTCGGAGATGCTGGCCAACCGCGAAAGCCAGCGGCGCGACAGCGGCGCGCGCGCGTTCTTTGACATCTTCTCGAACCGCGCGGCGGCGCTGTTCTACGCCGCCTGGAAAAAGTACCGCATGCCGCTCCGGCATGAAACCGAGCAGGACCATCATTACCTGCCGCTGTTGCTGGCCCTGGGCGGCATCGGCCATCCGGCGCTGCGCGACCGGCTGCACAGCGGCGCGGGCAAAGTGTTTGACGAGTCCGTGGCGCACTACGCCGCGGCTGCGCGCCAACGGCCGGTGTCAGCGCCGATGCTGCAGCGCGTGCTGCAGGACTACTTTGGCGTGCCGCTGAAGGTGGAACAGTTCGTGGGCCGCTGGTACGACGTGCCGCCGCAGCACCGCACCCAGTTGGGACAGCCGGGCGCCGTGCTGGGCGTCTCGGCGCTGGCGGGCGATCGCATCTGGCAGCGCGACCTGCGCATCCGCTTGTGGATCGGTCCGCTGTCGGGCCAGGCGTTTTCCGACTTCCTGCCGGGCGGCGAGCGCGCGCAGGCGCTGGAAAAGCTGTTGACGATGTTCGGCGGCATGACGTTCGAGTACGAGGTGCGGCTGGTGCTCAAGCGCGAGAGCGTCACGCCCTGCCAGCTTGGCGAAGGCGGCGACGTGCGCCTGGGCTGGAATTCGTTCCTGTGCACCGGGCAGGCCGCAGAGGACCGCGACGACGCCAGTTATGAACTGCACACCATCCATTGA
- the tssH gene encoding type VI secretion system ATPase TssH, whose translation MATPLKTLIGKLNQTCRQAAERAASLCMAQGHYEVDLEHLFLALLEKPASDVSIIARRCHIQADALEADLKAEISRFKNGNTRTPVFSAHLPKLFEHAWLIASLDTQTTRIRSGHLLLALLTEPDLAQLARRGSPLFESFRLDELKHDFAALTQGSEEAGQAVGFADGAAGQDEAGKPAPALSQTPALDQYTTNLTERAREGKIDPVIGRDAEIRQMIDILTRRRQNNPILTGEAGVGKTAVVEGLALRIVAEDVPPALAGVTLRVLDMGLLQAGASVKGEFENRLKNVIDEVKKSPSPIILFIDEAHTMIGAGGQAGQNDAANLLKPALARGELRTIAATTWSEYKKYFEKDAALARRFQVVKVEEPDEALAAAMLRGMAPLMERHFGVRVLDEAIVAAARLSHRYITGRQLPDKAVSVLDTACARVALGRSATPALIDDARHRLTRLRTEREALRREAATGAPQARLAELDAEIASVEAALADAEGRHAAEMALVDRIQALRAELEAQDQAAPNPEAGAPAAAPASSRRKPAPAPLTPEQQRLAGLMDELRALQGEQPLVPACVDAQIVAEIISAWTGIPLGRMVNDEIRTVLQLQPMLAERVIGQDHALHAIAQRVRTARAGLEDPDKPKGVFLFVGPSGVGKTETALALADILYGGERKLVTINMSEYQEAHSISGLKGSPPGYVGYGEGGVLTEAVRRQPYSVVLLDEIEKAHPDVLELFFQVFDKGVMDDAEGREIDFRNTLIILTSNVGSSTIMQACLNKPAGERPSPEQLSDLLAPQLYKAFKPAFLGRMKTIPYYPVDDDALAHIIGLKLGRIARRVQATHRAVFDWDDGLVEAVLARCTEVDTGARNVDHILNGALLPEIAEQMLGRMSQGEAIAKIRVTAGKNGEFRFRMS comes from the coding sequence ATGGCCACTCCGCTGAAGACGTTGATCGGAAAGTTGAATCAGACCTGCCGCCAGGCCGCCGAGCGCGCGGCCAGCCTGTGCATGGCGCAAGGCCACTACGAAGTGGATCTTGAGCATCTGTTCCTGGCGCTGCTGGAAAAGCCGGCCAGCGACGTGAGCATCATTGCGCGGCGTTGCCACATCCAGGCCGATGCGCTGGAGGCCGATCTGAAAGCGGAGATTTCCCGGTTCAAGAACGGCAACACGCGCACGCCCGTGTTTTCAGCGCACCTGCCCAAGCTGTTCGAACACGCATGGCTGATCGCGTCACTGGACACGCAGACGACACGCATCCGCTCGGGGCATCTGCTGCTGGCGCTGCTGACCGAGCCCGATCTGGCGCAGCTGGCGCGCCGGGGCTCGCCGCTGTTCGAGTCGTTCCGGCTGGACGAACTGAAGCATGATTTCGCCGCGCTGACGCAGGGCTCGGAGGAGGCGGGGCAGGCTGTGGGCTTTGCCGATGGCGCGGCTGGGCAGGACGAGGCCGGCAAGCCCGCGCCGGCGCTGTCGCAGACGCCCGCGCTGGACCAGTACACCACCAACCTCACCGAGCGCGCGCGGGAGGGCAAGATCGATCCGGTCATCGGGCGGGACGCCGAGATCCGCCAGATGATCGACATCCTGACGCGGCGGCGGCAGAACAACCCCATCCTGACCGGCGAGGCGGGCGTGGGCAAGACTGCTGTGGTCGAGGGGCTGGCGCTGCGCATCGTCGCCGAGGACGTGCCGCCCGCCCTGGCCGGCGTGACGCTGCGGGTCCTGGACATGGGGCTGCTGCAAGCCGGCGCCAGCGTCAAGGGCGAGTTCGAAAACCGCCTGAAGAACGTGATCGACGAGGTCAAGAAAAGTCCGTCGCCCATCATCCTGTTCATCGACGAGGCGCACACGATGATCGGCGCGGGCGGGCAGGCAGGCCAGAACGATGCCGCCAACCTGCTCAAGCCCGCTCTGGCGCGCGGCGAGTTGCGCACCATCGCCGCCACGACGTGGAGCGAATACAAGAAGTACTTCGAGAAGGACGCCGCGCTGGCGCGCCGCTTCCAGGTCGTGAAGGTCGAGGAACCGGACGAAGCGCTGGCGGCGGCCATGCTGCGCGGGATGGCGCCGCTGATGGAGCGTCATTTTGGCGTGCGCGTCCTGGACGAAGCCATTGTTGCGGCCGCGCGGCTGTCGCATCGCTACATCACGGGCCGTCAGTTGCCGGACAAGGCCGTCAGCGTGCTCGACACTGCCTGCGCGCGTGTCGCGCTGGGCCGCAGCGCCACGCCGGCGCTGATCGACGATGCGCGCCATCGCCTGACGCGGCTGCGCACCGAACGGGAAGCCCTGCGGCGCGAGGCCGCCACGGGGGCGCCGCAGGCGCGACTGGCGGAGCTGGACGCGGAGATCGCAAGCGTGGAAGCGGCGCTGGCCGACGCGGAAGGACGGCACGCGGCCGAAATGGCGCTGGTGGACAGGATCCAGGCCTTGCGCGCCGAACTGGAAGCCCAGGATCAGGCGGCGCCGAATCCGGAGGCCGGAGCGCCAGCCGCTGCGCCAGCTTCCAGCCGCCGCAAGCCGGCGCCTGCGCCGCTCACGCCCGAGCAGCAGCGGCTGGCCGGGCTGATGGACGAGCTGCGCGCCTTGCAGGGCGAGCAGCCGCTGGTGCCCGCCTGCGTGGACGCCCAGATCGTGGCCGAGATCATTTCGGCCTGGACAGGCATTCCGCTCGGGCGCATGGTGAACGACGAGATCCGCACCGTGCTGCAGCTGCAGCCCATGCTGGCCGAGCGCGTCATCGGGCAGGACCATGCGCTGCATGCCATCGCGCAGCGCGTGCGTACGGCCCGTGCCGGCCTGGAAGATCCGGACAAGCCCAAGGGCGTGTTCCTGTTCGTGGGCCCGTCGGGCGTGGGCAAGACCGAGACGGCGCTGGCGTTGGCCGACATACTTTACGGCGGCGAGCGCAAGCTGGTCACGATCAACATGAGCGAATACCAGGAGGCCCACAGCATCTCCGGGTTGAAGGGCTCGCCGCCCGGGTATGTCGGCTATGGCGAGGGCGGCGTGCTGACCGAGGCGGTGCGGCGCCAGCCCTACAGCGTGGTGCTGCTGGACGAAATCGAGAAGGCCCATCCCGATGTGCTGGAGCTGTTCTTCCAGGTGTTCGACAAGGGGGTGATGGACGATGCGGAAGGGCGCGAAATCGACTTTCGCAACACGCTCATCATCCTGACGTCCAACGTGGGGTCCAGCACCATCATGCAGGCCTGCCTGAACAAGCCGGCCGGCGAGCGCCCCTCGCCCGAGCAATTGTCGGATTTGCTGGCGCCGCAGCTGTACAAGGCGTTCAAGCCGGCGTTCCTGGGCCGCATGAAGACGATTCCTTACTACCCCGTGGACGACGATGCGCTGGCCCACATCATCGGCCTGAAGCTCGGCCGCATCGCGCGCCGCGTCCAGGCGACGCACCGCGCGGTGTTCGACTGGGACGACGGATTGGTGGAGGCCGTGCTGGCCCGCTGCACCGAGGTCGACACGGGCGCGCGCAATGTGGACCACATCCTGAACGGCGCGCTGCTGCCGGAGATCGCCGAGCAGATGCTTGGCCGCATGTCGCAGGGTGAGGCCATCGCCAAAATCCGCGTGACCGCGGGCAAGAACGGCGAGTTCCGGTTCCGGATGAGCTGA
- a CDS encoding type VI secretion system Vgr family protein, which translates to MALESAAAGALGAGFTQADRLLDLATPLGPDTLLAERLQGREQLSGGGFVLEVDALSGDAHIPLKSLIGQAAQVKLQTALGREEHRVWCGLVTEARFEGANGGFARYRLRIEPWLALLRQRRDSFAFQDLSVIDIVDSVFGDYQGQGALAPQWRWEVKDRDAYATRSLTIQYRETDFAFVERLLAEEGLFYWVEHEGGDGEPGTHTIVIADHNGAFEAGPQDSIPFQRADATEAQDSIQAWRQHRAWRTNAVRLATWDYRAMQARKVSAQVEDKFANALELADSDYPGQYLYEDSAQGERLAHNALAAQRVRQSLFEGEGTVRTLAPGQRFTLTGHWGPSQGAGADFVVIGIRHEARNNFDESLGQAVAQALGAAGGGAVEKADGEDADFYRNRFEAIAATLEYRPSTRDGHGARLHPRPTVHGAQTALVVGAGDSLHTDRDHRIRIQFHWQRGSASSSRQDHPAGDDNAPASEALGAWVRVAEPVAGSDWGGHFVPRLGQEVLVQFLHGDIDRPVVVGALYNGAGTENAANNQVQGGAANATGNAPAWFAGSEAGHAHNVVMSGFKTQALASSGQGMGGYNQLVQDDTPGQSRLTASTTQAESRLNLGHLKQQRDNERLSDLGHGAELATAEALALRAGEGLLISAHQREDATGGLLDSEEAITQMEKSIEQAAELSATAGRQEAQLPGDKDKPRALDELSAVREIIEGTKSDAEHRVPAYTQPHIQVSAPSGIGQYTPHNAYTVAGATLCQIAPDVNWAAGANLAMCVAQGVVLFTKGLGGSGRAVEEQGIRLHAAGGKLRLQSQKARMRLAAEKAVTLVSAQGAVDVNASKKVLATAAGAYMRIEGGGIQLHAPGKVELKAGVHNWVGPQSGAGPAQPPQGDMEGCAAALEDAAGSGALAA; encoded by the coding sequence ATGGCCCTTGAATCCGCTGCCGCCGGCGCGCTGGGCGCAGGCTTTACGCAGGCCGATCGCCTGTTGGACCTGGCCACGCCGCTGGGGCCGGACACCTTGCTGGCCGAGCGGCTGCAGGGCCGGGAGCAGTTGAGCGGCGGCGGCTTCGTGCTCGAGGTGGACGCGCTGTCCGGCGATGCGCACATCCCGCTGAAGTCGCTGATCGGCCAGGCCGCGCAGGTCAAGCTGCAGACCGCCCTGGGCCGGGAAGAACACCGCGTCTGGTGCGGGCTGGTGACCGAGGCGCGCTTCGAGGGCGCCAACGGCGGCTTTGCGCGTTACCGCCTGCGCATCGAGCCGTGGCTGGCGCTGCTGCGCCAGCGGCGCGACAGCTTTGCGTTCCAGGATCTGTCGGTGATCGATATCGTCGACAGCGTGTTTGGCGACTACCAGGGCCAGGGCGCGCTTGCGCCCCAATGGCGCTGGGAAGTGAAGGATCGCGACGCCTACGCCACGCGCAGCCTGACGATCCAGTATCGCGAGACCGACTTCGCCTTCGTGGAGCGTCTGCTGGCGGAAGAAGGGCTGTTCTATTGGGTCGAGCATGAAGGCGGCGACGGGGAACCCGGCACCCACACGATCGTGATCGCGGACCACAATGGCGCGTTCGAGGCCGGCCCGCAGGACAGCATTCCCTTCCAGCGCGCCGATGCGACCGAGGCGCAGGACTCCATCCAGGCCTGGCGCCAGCACCGCGCGTGGCGGACCAATGCGGTGCGCCTGGCCACCTGGGACTATCGCGCCATGCAGGCGCGCAAGGTCAGCGCCCAGGTCGAAGACAAGTTCGCCAATGCGCTGGAACTGGCCGACTCGGATTACCCCGGGCAGTATCTGTACGAAGACAGCGCGCAGGGCGAGCGGCTGGCGCACAACGCGCTGGCCGCGCAACGCGTTCGCCAGTCGCTGTTTGAGGGCGAAGGCACCGTGCGTACGCTGGCGCCGGGGCAGCGTTTCACGTTGACGGGCCACTGGGGGCCCTCGCAGGGTGCGGGGGCGGACTTCGTGGTGATCGGCATCCGCCACGAGGCGCGCAACAACTTCGACGAAAGCCTGGGGCAGGCCGTGGCGCAGGCGCTGGGCGCGGCGGGCGGCGGGGCTGTGGAAAAGGCGGATGGCGAGGATGCAGACTTCTATCGCAATCGCTTCGAGGCCATTGCCGCCACGCTGGAGTACCGGCCCAGCACGCGCGACGGCCACGGCGCGCGCCTGCATCCGCGTCCCACCGTGCACGGCGCGCAGACCGCGCTGGTGGTGGGCGCCGGCGATTCGTTGCACACCGACCGCGATCACCGCATCAGGATCCAGTTCCACTGGCAGCGCGGCAGCGCGTCGAGCAGCCGCCAGGACCATCCGGCCGGCGACGACAACGCGCCCGCCAGCGAGGCGCTGGGCGCCTGGGTGCGTGTGGCCGAGCCCGTCGCCGGATCGGACTGGGGCGGGCATTTCGTTCCCCGGCTCGGGCAGGAGGTGCTGGTGCAGTTCCTGCACGGCGATATCGACCGGCCTGTCGTCGTGGGCGCGCTGTACAACGGCGCGGGCACGGAAAACGCCGCGAACAACCAGGTGCAGGGCGGCGCGGCCAACGCGACCGGCAATGCGCCCGCCTGGTTCGCGGGCAGCGAAGCGGGGCACGCGCACAACGTGGTGATGTCGGGTTTCAAGACCCAGGCGCTGGCGTCCAGCGGGCAGGGCATGGGCGGCTACAACCAGCTCGTGCAGGACGACACGCCGGGCCAGTCGCGGCTGACGGCATCGACCACGCAGGCCGAGTCGCGCCTGAACCTGGGGCATCTGAAGCAGCAGCGCGACAACGAACGGCTGTCGGACCTGGGCCACGGCGCCGAGTTGGCGACGGCCGAAGCGCTGGCGTTGCGGGCGGGTGAAGGCCTGCTCATCAGCGCCCACCAGCGCGAAGACGCGACGGGCGGCCTGCTGGACAGCGAAGAGGCCATCACGCAGATGGAAAAATCCATCGAGCAGGCCGCCGAGCTGTCCGCGACGGCAGGCCGCCAGGAGGCCCAGCTGCCCGGCGACAAGGACAAGCCGCGGGCGCTGGACGAGCTGAGTGCGGTGCGCGAAATCATCGAAGGCACCAAGTCCGACGCGGAGCACCGCGTGCCGGCCTATACCCAGCCGCACATCCAGGTCAGCGCGCCCAGCGGGATCGGGCAATACACGCCCCACAACGCATACACGGTGGCCGGCGCCACGCTGTGCCAGATCGCCCCGGACGTGAACTGGGCGGCGGGCGCGAACCTGGCGATGTGCGTGGCGCAGGGCGTCGTGCTCTTCACCAAGGGATTGGGGGGCAGTGGCCGCGCGGTGGAAGAACAGGGCATCCGCCTGCACGCGGCGGGCGGAAAGCTGCGGCTGCAGAGCCAGAAGGCCCGCATGCGGCTGGCTGCCGAAAAGGCGGTGACGCTGGTGTCGGCGCAGGGCGCGGTGGACGTCAATGCGTCCAAGAAGGTGCTGGCGACGGCCGCGGGCGCGTACATGCGGATCGAGGGCGGCGGCATTCAGCTGCATGCGCCCGGCAAGGTGGAACTGAAGGCGGGTGTGCACAACTGGGTGGGGCCGCAAAGCGGCGCCGGGCCCGCGCAGCCGCCGCAGGGCGACATGGAAGGCTGCGCCGCGGCGCTCGAAGACGCGGCCGGCAGCGGCGCGCTGGCGGCATGA
- a CDS encoding DUF4123 domain-containing protein produces MDVTTQPPEYRTPAAEARVERAIAGLRAVLDARADRRVLLLCDSTLADPLGEDIASAGLRRCEVDLISQGASAPPLYLAEVPDEVRHERLINRSLRLAVDEAVRPAPAAKRARSMSAWLATDLPLAEVAQRLVLRARLRDAQGRVRILRFWDPRTTQFQSELYAGTVPASWIEGATWMSVDGFGQWQTLPDSRGPMQTVTPDWPRLARLGRVNAVLQRLNAHGLRYEAPALEAARRALDAAAACGIADDEDAALFAAWRVRLAAPLECAPSFLALLREVREEGGRLYRAAEDMEDEDWQAFAHEAQAREDLQA; encoded by the coding sequence ATGGACGTGACTACCCAACCGCCCGAGTATCGGACGCCAGCCGCCGAGGCCCGCGTCGAGCGCGCCATTGCGGGCCTGCGTGCAGTGCTGGACGCGCGCGCCGACCGCCGCGTGCTGCTGTTGTGCGATTCGACGCTGGCCGATCCGCTGGGCGAGGACATTGCGTCGGCCGGCCTGCGGCGCTGCGAGGTCGACCTGATTTCACAAGGGGCAAGCGCGCCACCCTTGTATCTGGCTGAGGTGCCGGATGAAGTGCGGCACGAGCGTCTGATCAACCGTAGTCTGCGGTTGGCGGTGGACGAGGCCGTTCGCCCGGCGCCGGCGGCCAAGCGGGCGCGCTCGATGTCGGCATGGTTGGCCACCGATCTGCCGCTGGCCGAGGTCGCGCAGCGCCTGGTTCTGCGCGCGCGCCTGCGCGATGCGCAGGGGCGCGTGCGCATCCTGCGGTTTTGGGACCCGCGCACCACGCAGTTCCAGAGCGAGCTGTACGCGGGCACGGTGCCGGCCTCGTGGATCGAGGGAGCCACGTGGATGAGCGTGGACGGATTCGGGCAGTGGCAGACGTTGCCGGACTCGCGCGGCCCGATGCAGACGGTCACGCCGGATTGGCCGCGCCTGGCGCGGCTTGGCCGCGTCAATGCCGTCCTGCAGCGGCTGAATGCGCACGGGCTGCGTTACGAGGCGCCGGCGCTGGAGGCGGCGCGTCGCGCGCTGGATGCTGCCGCGGCCTGCGGCATCGCCGATGACGAGGATGCGGCGCTGTTCGCGGCCTGGCGCGTGCGCCTGGCCGCGCCGCTGGAATGCGCGCCCTCGTTTCTGGCGTTGCTGCGCGAAGTGCGCGAGGAAGGCGGCCGCCTCTATCGCGCCGCCGAGGACATGGAAGACGAGGATTGGCAGGCGTTTGCGCACGAGGCGCAGGCACGGGAGGATCTGCAAGCATGA